In the genome of Dickeya fangzhongdai, one region contains:
- the nudC gene encoding NAD(+) diphosphatase — MEVTLKGEERGWWVVYHRHQIWLPQGELPQGTAAQWQLQQQSARQVGEWQGEPVWLVLQDKTSDMGSVRQLLDQDAGLFQLAGRAVQLAEFYRSHRFCGYCGHEMSVSTTELACLCAHCKERYYPQIAPCVIVAIRRDDKILLAQHLRHKGNMYTTLAGFVEVGETLEQAVAREVMEESNIRVRNLRYVSSQPWPFPHSLMMAFMADYDGGEVKADPSELRDADWFRYDRLPELPPPGTVARRLIEDTVVLCREADR; from the coding sequence ATGGAAGTGACGCTGAAGGGTGAAGAACGCGGATGGTGGGTGGTGTATCACCGCCATCAGATCTGGCTGCCTCAGGGCGAATTGCCGCAGGGAACGGCGGCGCAGTGGCAGTTGCAGCAGCAGTCCGCCCGCCAGGTTGGCGAGTGGCAGGGGGAACCGGTATGGCTGGTGCTGCAGGATAAGACCAGCGACATGGGTTCGGTGCGCCAACTGCTGGATCAGGATGCCGGGTTGTTCCAACTGGCGGGCCGCGCGGTGCAGCTGGCGGAATTCTATCGTTCGCACCGGTTTTGCGGTTACTGCGGCCATGAGATGTCGGTCAGCACCACAGAATTGGCCTGCCTGTGCGCGCACTGCAAAGAGCGTTACTACCCGCAGATTGCCCCCTGCGTGATTGTGGCGATTCGCCGCGACGACAAGATTCTGCTGGCGCAGCACCTGCGCCACAAAGGCAACATGTACACAACGCTGGCCGGCTTTGTGGAAGTGGGGGAAACCCTGGAACAGGCGGTAGCGCGGGAAGTGATGGAAGAGAGCAATATCCGCGTCAGGAACCTGCGTTACGTCAGTTCCCAGCCCTGGCCGTTCCCGCATTCGCTGATGATGGCGTTTATGGCCGATTACGACGGGGGCGAGGTGAAAGCTGACCCGTCCGAACTGCGGGATGCCGACTGGTTCCGTTATGATCGCTTGCCGGAATTGCCGCCGCCGGGTACGGTAGCCCGGCGTCTGATTGAAGACACGGTAGTGCTGTGCCGCGAGGCCGATCGCTGA
- a CDS encoding YjaG family protein, whose product MLRNPIHLRLEKLASWQHVTFMACLCERMYPNYHEFCQQTGFGDAQLYRRMLDLVWETLVVKDAKVNFDSQLEKLEDAIPAADDYDIYGVYPAIDACVALSELLHSRLSGETLEHAVAISETSIRTVAMLEMTQAGREMTDEELKVVPAVEEEWDIQWEIFRLLADCEERDVELIKGLRADLREAGISNIGINLYQ is encoded by the coding sequence ATGTTACGTAACCCCATTCATTTGCGTCTGGAAAAGCTGGCAAGTTGGCAGCATGTCACCTTTATGGCCTGTCTTTGTGAACGTATGTACCCCAACTATCATGAGTTTTGTCAGCAAACGGGTTTTGGGGATGCGCAGCTTTACCGGCGCATGCTGGATCTGGTGTGGGAAACGCTGGTGGTCAAAGATGCCAAGGTCAATTTCGACAGTCAGTTGGAAAAGCTGGAAGATGCGATTCCTGCCGCAGACGATTACGACATTTATGGCGTATACCCGGCCATTGACGCTTGCGTTGCTCTGAGCGAGCTGTTGCATTCGCGTTTGAGCGGTGAAACGCTGGAACACGCGGTCGCTATCAGCGAAACTTCGATCCGTACTGTGGCGATGCTGGAGATGACGCAGGCGGGGCGGGAAATGACCGATGAAGAACTGAAGGTTGTGCCTGCCGTCGAAGAAGAATGGGACATCCAGTGGGAGATTTTCCGCCTGCTGGCCGACTGCGAAGAACGCGACGTCGAGCTGATAAAAGGCCTGCGCGCCGACCTGCGCGAGGCAGGAATTAGTAACATTGGGATAAATTTGTATCAATAA
- the nfi gene encoding deoxyribonuclease V (cleaves DNA at apurinic or apyrimidinic sites), whose product MDMQALREEQRDKAVQVIRHDDVPFEQPTLIAGADVGFEQDGAVTRAALAVLTYPSLQLVEYQIARIPTIMPYIPGFLSFREYPALLAAWEQLQHRPDLLFVDGHGVSHPRRLGVASHFGLLVNVPTIGVAKRRLCGQFAPLADAVGSRQPLLDRDEQLGWVWRSKARCNPLFVSTGHRVGMDSALQWVMRCMNGYRLPEPTRWADAVASNRPAFQRWQRQAGL is encoded by the coding sequence ATGGATATGCAGGCGCTGCGCGAAGAACAACGTGACAAAGCCGTTCAGGTGATTCGTCATGACGATGTGCCTTTTGAGCAGCCGACGCTGATCGCCGGCGCCGATGTCGGTTTCGAGCAGGACGGCGCGGTAACCCGCGCTGCGCTGGCCGTGCTGACCTATCCGTCGCTGCAACTGGTGGAATACCAGATTGCGCGTATTCCGACTATCATGCCTTATATCCCCGGTTTCCTGTCGTTCCGCGAGTACCCGGCTCTGCTGGCGGCGTGGGAACAGTTGCAGCACCGGCCGGATTTGCTGTTTGTCGACGGGCACGGCGTGTCTCATCCCCGTCGTCTGGGCGTCGCCAGCCATTTCGGCTTGCTGGTCAACGTGCCGACCATCGGCGTCGCCAAACGGCGCCTGTGCGGGCAGTTTGCGCCGCTGGCGGACGCGGTGGGCAGTCGTCAGCCGTTGCTGGACCGGGATGAGCAGCTCGGCTGGGTATGGCGCAGCAAGGCCCGTTGCAATCCGCTGTTTGTCTCCACCGGTCACCGTGTCGGTATGGACAGCGCGCTGCAGTGGGTGATGCGTTGCATGAACGGCTATCGCCTGCCGGAACCTACCCGCTGGGCGGATGCGGTGGCGTCCAACCGTCCGGCGTTTCAACGCTGGCAACGTCAGGCCGGCCTGTAG
- a CDS encoding Rsd/AlgQ family anti-sigma factor, with product MLKQLQRLTENVGGNYALIDQWLQARKHLLLAYYHLLSIQTGKIPEARTLDEFCHHLVDYLSVGHFHVYERMLQENIMRNDRKLTQASHFDVALRSNTQQIMDIYDSHLAFFIEPVDSQEFRQTLSGVGEALAMRFTLEDSLIRLMFDH from the coding sequence ATGCTGAAACAGTTACAACGTCTGACGGAGAACGTTGGTGGCAATTACGCCTTGATCGATCAGTGGTTGCAGGCCCGCAAACATCTTTTGTTGGCCTATTACCACCTGCTCAGCATTCAGACAGGGAAAATACCGGAAGCACGGACGCTGGATGAATTTTGCCATCATCTGGTCGACTATCTGTCTGTCGGTCATTTTCATGTCTACGAACGCATGTTGCAGGAAAACATCATGCGCAACGACCGAAAGCTGACGCAGGCGTCGCACTTTGATGTCGCGCTGCGCAGCAACACCCAGCAAATCATGGATATTTACGACAGCCATCTGGCGTTTTTCATCGAGCCCGTCGACAGTCAGGAATTTCGCCAGACATTATCCGGCGTGGGTGAAGCATTGGCAATGCGCTTCACCCTGGAAGACAGCCTGATCCGACTGATGTTCGATCATTGA
- a CDS encoding DUF1481 domain-containing protein, with protein sequence MLIQGLSRGAISPLLLFCRRHIRFAAPALVCWLSACSSLTPPPAVYASGYLADSGVVRLWRKDDAQQHLTTLVTALSPLSGKEARITRYRFQQGALREVLQTNSASAREEVRLRFDQAGTVSYMQRQLPDRRESLSEDEIALFQFDARRLLELSDSLRAGKVSLMQGRWNAGQVTTCDGKTVRPELDRSSLAWIAQQAERAAAPLSIAWLTSPEGTQLLQAAETDFCRWEPTAEAW encoded by the coding sequence ATGCTGATACAAGGTTTAAGCAGAGGGGCGATTTCGCCCCTTTTGCTTTTTTGCAGACGGCACATCCGCTTTGCCGCGCCGGCGCTGGTGTGTTGGCTGAGCGCCTGTAGTTCCTTGACGCCGCCGCCCGCCGTGTATGCCAGCGGCTACCTGGCTGATAGCGGCGTGGTGCGGTTGTGGCGTAAAGACGACGCGCAGCAGCATCTCACCACACTGGTGACAGCTCTCAGTCCGCTATCAGGAAAAGAAGCCCGGATTACCCGCTACCGCTTCCAGCAGGGCGCTTTGCGTGAGGTCCTGCAGACCAATTCTGCGTCGGCGCGGGAAGAGGTCAGGCTGCGTTTTGATCAGGCGGGAACCGTCAGTTACATGCAGCGCCAGTTGCCGGACCGGCGTGAGTCGTTGTCGGAAGACGAGATTGCGCTGTTCCAGTTCGATGCCCGGCGCTTGCTGGAACTGAGCGATTCTCTGCGCGCCGGCAAGGTATCGCTGATGCAGGGGCGCTGGAATGCAGGGCAGGTAACCACGTGCGACGGAAAAACGGTACGCCCGGAGCTGGACCGCTCTTCGCTGGCCTGGATCGCACAGCAAGCCGAACGCGCCGCCGCACCGCTTAGCATTGCCTGGCTGACGTCACCGGAAGGCACGCAGTTGTTGCAGGCGGCAGAGACGGATTTCTGTCGTTGGGAACCCACAGCCGAGGCGTGGTAG
- the hupA gene encoding nucleoid-associated protein HU-alpha yields the protein MNKTQLIDVIADKADLSKTQAKAALEATLAAITESLKEGDAVQLVGFGTFKVNHRNERTGRNPQTGKEIKIAAANVPAFVSGKALKDAVK from the coding sequence ATGAATAAGACTCAACTGATTGATGTAATTGCTGACAAAGCTGACCTTTCCAAGACCCAGGCTAAAGCTGCCCTGGAAGCTACTCTGGCAGCGATCACGGAGTCTCTGAAAGAAGGTGATGCAGTACAATTAGTTGGTTTTGGCACTTTCAAAGTCAATCATCGTAACGAGCGCACTGGCCGCAACCCGCAGACTGGTAAAGAAATCAAAATTGCTGCCGCTAACGTGCCTGCGTTTGTGTCCGGTAAGGCATTGAAAGACGCTGTCAAATAA
- the hemE gene encoding uroporphyrinogen decarboxylase: MTDLKNDRYLRALLRQPVDVTPVWMMRQAGRYLPEYRATRSQAGDFMSLCKNAELACEVTLQPLRRYNLDAAILFSDILTIPDAMGLGLYFEAGEGPRFTSPVTCHADVEKLPVPDPELELGYVMNAVRTIRRNLAGAVPLIGFSGSPWTLATYMVEGGSSKAFTVIKKMMFTEPRTLHLLLDKLADSVTLYLNAQIRAGAQAVMIFDTWGGALSGADYREFSLHYMHKIVDGLLRENDGRRVPVTLFTKGGGQWLEAMADTGCDALGLDWTTDIADARRRVGDRVALQGNMDPSMLYAPPARIEQEVATILAGFGTGNGHVFNLGHGIHQDVPPEHAGAFVEAVHRLSAPYHQDLA; the protein is encoded by the coding sequence ATGACTGATCTGAAAAACGATCGCTATTTGCGTGCGCTGTTGCGTCAGCCTGTGGATGTGACCCCGGTATGGATGATGCGTCAGGCGGGGCGTTACCTGCCGGAATACCGCGCGACTCGCTCGCAAGCCGGTGATTTCATGTCGCTGTGCAAGAATGCCGAGCTGGCCTGCGAAGTGACGTTACAGCCGCTGCGACGCTACAACCTTGATGCGGCCATTCTGTTTTCCGATATTCTCACCATACCCGACGCTATGGGGCTGGGGCTGTATTTTGAAGCCGGCGAAGGGCCGCGCTTTACCTCGCCGGTCACCTGTCATGCCGACGTGGAAAAACTACCGGTGCCGGACCCGGAACTGGAGCTCGGCTACGTAATGAACGCGGTGCGGACGATTCGCCGCAATCTGGCGGGCGCGGTGCCGTTGATCGGTTTTTCCGGCAGTCCGTGGACGCTGGCGACCTATATGGTGGAAGGCGGCAGCAGCAAAGCCTTCACCGTAATCAAGAAGATGATGTTTACCGAGCCGCGCACGCTGCATCTGTTGCTGGACAAGCTGGCGGACAGCGTGACGCTCTACCTTAACGCCCAGATTCGGGCCGGCGCGCAGGCGGTGATGATTTTCGACACCTGGGGCGGGGCGCTGAGCGGGGCTGATTACCGTGAATTCTCGCTGCATTATATGCACAAGATTGTCGACGGCCTGCTGCGTGAAAACGACGGCCGCCGGGTGCCGGTGACGCTGTTCACCAAAGGCGGCGGTCAGTGGCTGGAGGCGATGGCGGATACCGGCTGCGACGCGCTGGGGCTGGATTGGACCACCGATATTGCCGACGCGCGCCGTCGCGTCGGCGATCGGGTGGCGTTGCAGGGCAATATGGACCCGTCGATGCTGTATGCGCCGCCTGCCCGTATCGAACAGGAAGTCGCTACCATTCTGGCCGGATTCGGCACCGGTAATGGCCATGTGTTTAACCTGGGGCACGGCATTCATCAGGACGTACCGCCAGAGCATGCCGGCGCGTTCGTCGAGGCGGTACACCGCTTATCCGCGCCGTATCATCAGGACCTCGCCTGA